The Staphylococcus saprophyticus subsp. saprophyticus ATCC 15305 = NCTC 7292 genome contains the following window.
AATATATATGTAAGTATTAATAAAGGAATGCTTAAGTATAAAATCTCATATCTACCGCTTGTAATAATGGCGAAGTTACCATTTAACCAGTTTCCTATACTTTGTACTGTATTGGTTCTCAACGCGATAAATGTTGCAAAACTTGATACGATACCACCTAACATGATGCCTAATAGTGGTATGAAAATGACGTCTGTAAAACGAATATATTGTACTAATTTAACGAAAAGGAAAGTACCTGCAATACTTAAAACTACTGCAAAAATTAACTTTATAATGATATTCTCCTGTGGAAAGAAAATCATTGATAATAAAATACCTAGTTTCGCCCATTCCATCGTTCCAGCAGTAGTAGGACTGACAAATTTATTCTGCATCATTTGTTGCATAATTAAACCAGCTAGCGCTAATGTACTACCCGATATGATGATACTAACCGTTCTCGGAATTCTACTTGAAACAATAATATTCATCTGTGATTCTGTAAGATGGAAAATGTCTGTAATTGATACCTTGCTTACGCCTATAAATAAAGAAAGGATTGTAAGTACCAGTAATATAATAGCTAAGACAATACCATTTAATAAAAATTTCATAAATGACCTACCTCTAACCCTTCCACTATAAAATGCGATGCTCAAACTACATTGGTTATGATAATCATTATCAATACCTATAATAAAATTTTACCATTTTTAATGGTAAATTCAATAGCCTTGAGCAATTTAAACAAAAGTATTTAAATACAATCTATATATGTATAGCGTTATATTTAATATCACACCTTGAAAAACACACTTTCTTATTTTAATTGTTCATTTTTATGTAATTTTACTCTAATGGACTTTATATAATGTATATCTCTATTTAAATATCATGCCTGTTTATTTTATCCATAAGTAAAAAAGCCGAGACATAATGTCTCGGCTTTTTACTTATTATATACGGTTGACTAATACTTGCTTAAAATTGTACTTTCATCATGACATTTTTATAATTAATAGTGCTTCTACTCGTCAAAAACGAAGTCTTCATCTTTTAATGCTTCTACATTTAACGCTAATGTATAACCATCACCTTTAACTGAAAAGAAGTCATGGTTTTTAGTCGTTGTATCTAAAGCATTTTCAATAATTGGATTGAATTCACGTTCTTCAAAGTACGGATCAAATCCTAAATTAGATAATGCTTTGTTACCATTGTATCTCACATAGTTTAATACATCTTCAGCTAAACCAATATCATCATAAAGTGAATGCGTATAAGCTACCTCATTTTTATATAAATCATCTAATAATTTATACATTTCTTGATCTGCTTGCAGCTTTTCACTTTCTGAAAGTTCATTACGTAAACTTTGAGCATCCATACCAGTAAATACACCATGAATAGATTCATCTAATAAGATTTTACGAATGATTTCTCCAGAAGTCGTCATTTTACCTTGCCCAGCAAGATAAAGCGGATAATAGAAACCTGAATAGAATAAAAATGTTTCTAAGAACACACTTGATACTCGTGCGATATATTGATCATAAATTGAAGCCTCTTTACCCCATAATTTATGATAATTATTGATAATTTTATCTGATTTGTATTTTAAATGTGGTTCTTCAATAACCCATTTATCTAATAAATAGTTTGTTTCACTGGAAGGTAGTAACGTTGTAAAGATATGTGAATAACTTTTAGCATGGATTTGTTCCATCATTGCCATAAATGAATAAACGGCTTTTTTTCTTAAATCCGTAGTATGTAACATAATCAATGGCATGCCATCGTCAGCTTGATGTGTATCTAATCCTGTTAAACCAGCTAATGCTTTTTTAAAAGCCTCTTTTTCAGGATCTGTTAATGTTTTCCAGCTTGCAATATCTTTAGATACTTTAAATTCAGTTTCTACCCACATCTGTGAAATATTTTGTCGCCAAAACATATTCGTCATGTCTTCTTGCGTATTCCAATTGACTGCTTTCATTTAGTTATTGTCCCCTATCCAGTAAATATTTTTAATTAAGCAGTGATATGCAGCCTAATCTAACCATTGGATAAGGCTGCCTCATAACACCGCTGTTCACTTTGCACGTTTACATTTCATTTATTAAATTGAACAACTTGTACACTCTTCTACACTTAATAATTTATTACGTGTATAGTATAAAGATTTTAGACCTTTATGATGCGCATATACATATAATCTTGATAATTCACGCGTAGAAATTTCAGAATTAACATAAAGAATTGTAGAGATGCCCTGGTCAATATGTGTTTGAATCGTTGAGATTAAATCAATTAATTTCATTTGATCCGTATTAAATGCTGACTTGTAATACCACATTGTTTCTGGTGATAGGAATGGCATTGGATAGAATGTTTCCGCATTACCATACGTACGACGTTCGATTTGATCAACGATTGGCATTACAGAACTCGTAGCATTTTGGACATATGAAATACTTTGTGTCGGTGCAATCGCTAAGCGATATGCATGGAAAAGACCGTTTGTTTCCACTTGCTCTTGCAGTGCTTTCCAATCTTCTGGTGTCGGAATTTCTAAACCATCAAATAATTTGCGTACTTTTTCATATTTAGGTTCAAATGTTTGTGAAGTGTAAAATTCAAAATACTTACCATTAGCATAGTCTGATTGTTCAAAATCTTTGTATACTTCTTGTCTTTCTTTAGCGATTTCCATAGAACGTTCTATAGAATAATAATTCAACATCATAAAGAAGATATTGGCAAAGTCTTTAGCTTCTTCTGATTCATAAC
Protein-coding sequences here:
- the nrdF gene encoding class 1b ribonucleoside-diphosphate reductase subunit beta, with the protein product MKAVNWNTQEDMTNMFWRQNISQMWVETEFKVSKDIASWKTLTDPEKEAFKKALAGLTGLDTHQADDGMPLIMLHTTDLRKKAVYSFMAMMEQIHAKSYSHIFTTLLPSSETNYLLDKWVIEEPHLKYKSDKIINNYHKLWGKEASIYDQYIARVSSVFLETFLFYSGFYYPLYLAGQGKMTTSGEIIRKILLDESIHGVFTGMDAQSLRNELSESEKLQADQEMYKLLDDLYKNEVAYTHSLYDDIGLAEDVLNYVRYNGNKALSNLGFDPYFEEREFNPIIENALDTTTKNHDFFSVKGDGYTLALNVEALKDEDFVFDE
- a CDS encoding ABC transporter permease, whose protein sequence is MKFLLNGIVLAIILLVLTILSLFIGVSKVSITDIFHLTESQMNIIVSSRIPRTVSIIISGSTLALAGLIMQQMMQNKFVSPTTAGTMEWAKLGILLSMIFFPQENIIIKLIFAVVLSIAGTFLFVKLVQYIRFTDVIFIPLLGIMLGGIVSSFATFIALRTNTVQSIGNWLNGNFAIITSGRYEILYLSIPLLILTYIFANHFTIAGMGKDFSNNLGVNYEKIINIGLFITATITALVVVTVGTLPFLGLIVPNIVSIFRGDHLKNALPHTAMLGSIFVMFSDIFGRIIVYPYEINIGLTIGVFGTVIFIILLMKGRHNYAN